One genomic window of Candidatus Paceibacter sp. includes the following:
- the obgE gene encoding GTPase ObgE has product MLIDDVTIKVKAGKGGKGGVYFNKNLMTLGPTGGRGGNGGSVYMEGVSDLGALKQFRYKKDIVAKDGENGKKQLNDGTAAEDVVLKVPVGTVIHNLDKGADQEITKIGERVLVAEGGFGGHGNWHFRGSKNTSPRQCQPGLPGEGFTLRLELKLIADVGLIGFPNAGKSSLLNELTAAKSKVANYDFTTLEPHLGVYYDLVLADIPGLIEGASAGKGLGIKFLRHVERTKVLFHLISAESEDPLKDYYIVVKELMTYNEALVKKPEYIFLAKSDLVDEKTLKQKMMELRKAGKPVKAVSIHDPASMEEVKKILNKLMEEKTSSANI; this is encoded by the coding sequence ATGCTTATAGACGATGTTACAATCAAAGTCAAAGCTGGCAAGGGCGGCAAGGGCGGGGTTTACTTCAACAAAAACCTGATGACGCTGGGGCCGACGGGCGGCAGGGGAGGCAACGGCGGCAGCGTATATATGGAAGGCGTGTCCGACCTGGGCGCGCTCAAGCAATTTCGCTACAAAAAAGACATTGTCGCCAAAGACGGCGAGAACGGCAAGAAACAGCTCAACGACGGCACCGCCGCCGAGGATGTTGTTTTGAAAGTTCCCGTCGGAACGGTGATTCATAATCTGGATAAAGGCGCTGACCAGGAAATAACGAAAATCGGAGAAAGGGTTTTGGTGGCCGAGGGCGGATTCGGCGGGCATGGCAATTGGCATTTCCGCGGCAGCAAAAATACCAGTCCGAGGCAGTGCCAGCCAGGATTGCCCGGAGAAGGTTTTACTTTGCGGCTGGAGCTAAAGCTCATCGCTGACGTGGGCTTGATCGGTTTTCCCAACGCCGGAAAGTCCAGTCTGCTCAATGAACTGACTGCCGCCAAGAGCAAGGTGGCCAATTATGACTTCACCACTCTGGAGCCGCACCTCGGAGTCTATTACGATCTGGTTTTGGCCGACATCCCCGGACTTATTGAAGGCGCTTCCGCCGGAAAAGGGCTAGGTATAAAATTCCTGCGCCATGTTGAGCGCACCAAAGTTTTGTTCCACCTCATCTCGGCGGAATCGGAGGATCCGCTTAAAGATTATTACATCGTCGTCAAAGAACTGATGACCTACAACGAGGCGCTTGTTAAAAAACCGGAATATATTTTCCTGGCCAAAAGCGACTTGGTTGACGAGAAAACTTTAAAGCAAAAAATGATGGAGCTTAGAAAGGCCGGCAAGCCGGTCAAAGCCGTCTCCATCCACGATCCGGCCAGCATGGAGGAGGTGAAGAAAATTCTGAATAAGTTGATGGAAGAGAAAACAAGTTCAGCGAATATTTAA
- a CDS encoding LOG family protein has product MNETRHPHLKIKICVSGAAETGHCGMDALELGQDVGKEIVSQGAVLVTGATTGFPFWSAKGAKEAGGVSIGISPAETEKEHVEKYGLPLEFMDLIIFTGTGYAGRNLLLTRSTDAVIVGCGRIGTLNEFTIAFEDNKPIGVLQGDWETDELIQKILNESHRGNGKVIYDKDPKKLVARIIEMVKKEKDSTAQCPGCI; this is encoded by the coding sequence ATGAATGAAACACGACATCCTCATCTTAAGATAAAAATTTGCGTTTCCGGAGCGGCGGAAACGGGCCATTGCGGCATGGACGCTTTGGAATTGGGCCAGGACGTGGGGAAAGAAATAGTAAGTCAGGGAGCCGTCCTGGTGACCGGCGCCACCACCGGATTTCCGTTTTGGTCGGCCAAGGGAGCCAAAGAAGCGGGCGGCGTTTCCATCGGCATTTCTCCGGCCGAAACGGAGAAAGAGCACGTGGAGAAATACGGCCTGCCGCTGGAATTCATGGACCTGATAATTTTTACCGGCACCGGTTACGCCGGGCGCAACCTTTTGCTTACCCGTTCCACCGACGCCGTCATCGTCGGTTGCGGCAGAATCGGCACGCTCAACGAGTTCACCATCGCCTTTGAGGACAACAAGCCGATAGGAGTTTTGCAGGGCGACTGGGAGACCGACGAGCTCATCCAAAAAATATTGAACGAATCGCACCGCGGCAACGGCAAAGTTATATACGACAAGGACCCCAAAAAACTGGTGGCAAGAATAATAGAAATGGTCAAAAAAGAAAAAGACTCTACCGCCCAATGCCCAGGCTGTATATAA
- a CDS encoding adenine-specific methyltransferase EcoRI family protein, whose product MANKNLTNAKRAKNDEFYTQYGDIQKEIAAYLEYNPDVFRGKVVYCNCDDPFESNFFRYFVLNFNKIGLKQLITTSYKPSPVANTQLGLFGDDKTLTKAKGRPKITANKFIINEARDINGDGEFNLKDIAQQLKANKHNEWAPLEGDGDFRSDECINLLKQSDIVITNPPFSLFREYVKQLFDYDKKFLIIGNMNAITYKEVFPKIKENKMWLGATNFNTGMYFQVSNDFVYADTYKFEREQNGVKVNRVPGVCWFTNLDHGRRHQPLPLMTMEENLKYSKHKEIKGKKAYDKYDNYDAIEVPFTDSIPSDYNGVIGVPISFLDKYNPDQFEIVKFRHGSDDKDLRLKNGTCPYFRILIKHKRVGK is encoded by the coding sequence ATGGCAAATAAAAATCTTACAAACGCAAAACGGGCAAAGAACGACGAGTTTTATACCCAATACGGCGATATTCAGAAAGAGATTGCGGCGTATCTGGAATACAACCCCGATGTGTTTCGGGGCAAAGTGGTGTATTGCAACTGCGACGATCCGTTTGAAAGCAATTTTTTTCGCTATTTTGTCCTCAATTTCAATAAGATTGGATTAAAACAGCTTATCACCACCAGCTACAAACCTTCGCCCGTAGCCAACACGCAACTGGGATTATTTGGCGACGACAAAACTCTCACGAAAGCAAAAGGACGCCCCAAAATAACGGCCAACAAATTTATTATCAACGAAGCGCGCGACATAAACGGCGACGGCGAGTTTAACTTGAAGGATATTGCCCAACAGTTAAAGGCAAACAAACATAATGAATGGGCGCCACTGGAAGGCGACGGCGATTTCCGCAGCGATGAATGCATAAATCTGCTCAAACAATCTGACATTGTGATAACAAATCCGCCATTTTCTCTGTTTCGCGAATATGTTAAGCAGCTTTTTGATTATGATAAAAAATTTTTGATTATTGGCAATATGAATGCAATTACATATAAAGAGGTTTTCCCAAAAATTAAAGAAAACAAGATGTGGCTTGGGGCAACGAATTTTAATACCGGCATGTATTTTCAAGTTTCTAATGATTTCGTTTATGCTGATACATATAAATTTGAACGTGAACAAAATGGCGTAAAAGTAAATCGCGTTCCTGGTGTTTGTTGGTTTACCAACCTAGACCATGGGCGCCGTCATCAACCATTGCCGCTTATGACAATGGAAGAAAATTTAAAATACAGCAAACACAAAGAAATCAAAGGCAAAAAGGCGTATGATAAATATGACAACTACGATGCCATAGAAGTGCCGTTCACCGACTCCATCCCGAGTGATTATAACGGCGTAATAGGCGTGCCGATTAGTTTTTTGGATAAATATAATCCTGACCAGTTTGAAATTGTTAAATTTAGACACGGAAGCGATGACAAGGATTTAAGATTAAAAAATGGAACATGCCCGTATTTTAGAATTTTGATTAAACATAAGAGAGTGGGGAAGTAA
- a CDS encoding tRNA-dihydrouridine synthase — MTKGFWKTIRQAQRKNNPPKWPILALAPMADVTDAAFRRIIAKYSKTKNGAPYITFTEFVSCDGLCSEGRKNLLPLLKFSKKEKPIVAQIFGAKPENFYESAKLIKKLGFDGIDINMGCPDKKVIKQSAGASLINNPRLAQKIILETKRGAGRLPVSVKTRIGYNRYDKKELKKWLIALLECEPAAITIHARTKKEMSLVPARWDIVAEAVKIRDEFCGSKPDKTLILGNGDVQSVAEAYEKAEQYGTDGVMIGRAVFGNPWLFAENRPCQEPAKPVTMAGRFSNAENFAVLPGCFHPGRSAKFSTRISVLLEHTKLFEKLNKNKNFDVMKKHFKSYVSGFIGAKELRIKLMACKNAKEVEVVLKNKRAPFSF, encoded by the coding sequence ATGACAAAAGGTTTCTGGAAAACAATTCGACAAGCTCAGCGTAAAAACAATCCGCCAAAGTGGCCGATTTTGGCGTTGGCGCCGATGGCGGACGTCACCGACGCGGCATTCCGCCGGATTATCGCGAAGTACAGTAAAACAAAAAATGGCGCGCCCTACATCACTTTTACGGAATTTGTTTCCTGCGATGGGCTGTGCTCTGAAGGCAGAAAAAATCTCCTGCCACTGTTGAAATTTTCTAAAAAAGAAAAGCCGATAGTGGCGCAAATTTTCGGCGCCAAACCGGAAAATTTTTACGAGTCAGCCAAGCTGATAAAAAAACTCGGTTTTGACGGCATAGATATCAACATGGGTTGCCCGGACAAAAAAGTTATCAAGCAGAGTGCCGGGGCATCTTTAATAAATAACCCCCGACTGGCGCAAAAAATTATTTTGGAGACGAAGCGTGGAGCGGGCCGTTTGCCCGTTTCCGTCAAAACCAGAATCGGCTACAACCGATACGACAAAAAAGAATTAAAAAAATGGCTGATTGCTCTTCTAGAATGCGAGCCGGCGGCCATCACCATCCACGCCCGGACAAAAAAAGAAATGTCGCTTGTCCCAGCCCGATGGGACATCGTCGCCGAAGCGGTGAAAATCAGAGATGAATTTTGCGGTTCAAAACCGGACAAAACTTTGATACTGGGCAACGGCGATGTCCAAAGCGTCGCGGAAGCTTATGAAAAAGCGGAACAATACGGCACTGACGGAGTAATGATCGGCCGGGCGGTTTTCGGCAATCCGTGGCTGTTTGCAGAAAACCGACCGTGCCAGGAGCCCGCAAAGCCGGTCACCATGGCAGGTCGGTTTTCCAATGCCGAAAATTTTGCAGTCCTGCCTGGTTGTTTTCATCCTGGAAGGTCGGCAAAATTTTCGACACGGATATCTGTCCTTCTTGAACACACTAAATTATTTGAAAAATTAAATAAAAATAAAAATTTTGACGTGATGAAAAAGCACTTCAAATCATACGTCTCCGGCTTCATCGGCGCTAAAGAATTACGAATCAAGCTAATGGCCTGCAAAAACGCGAAAGAGGTTGAGGTGGTTTTGAAAAACAAAAGGGCGCCGTTTTCATTTTAA
- a CDS encoding translation initiation factor IF-3 — translation MSRILFIKKPRVNNQITASQLRVIGNDNENLGVISLAEALDKAREAGLDLIEISPTANPPVARIMDFGKYLYQQQKKQKEAAKKAHEVEIKGIQIGLGTSLHDLEMRAKKIDEFLKEGNRVKIDLILRGREKYLDKNFIGERMTRILNLISEKYKMADGPKKSPRGMTATIEVSK, via the coding sequence ATAAGTAGAATACTCTTTATTAAGAAACCGCGCGTAAATAATCAAATAACCGCTTCCCAATTAAGGGTCATTGGCAACGACAATGAAAATTTAGGCGTTATAAGCCTCGCCGAAGCGCTGGACAAAGCCAGAGAAGCCGGCCTGGACTTGATAGAAATATCGCCCACGGCCAATCCGCCGGTGGCCAGGATAATGGACTTCGGCAAATACCTTTACCAGCAGCAGAAGAAACAGAAAGAAGCGGCCAAAAAAGCGCACGAGGTGGAAATAAAAGGAATTCAGATAGGTTTGGGCACGTCGCTCCACGACCTGGAGATGCGGGCCAAGAAAATAGACGAGTTTCTTAAGGAAGGCAACCGCGTCAAGATAGACCTTATCCTGCGCGGGCGGGAAAAATATCTGGACAAGAATTTCATCGGCGAAAGAATGACCCGGATATTGAATTTAATAAGCGAAAAGTATAAAATGGCCGACGGTCCGAAGAAGAGTCCCCGCGGCATGACGGCCACGATAGAAGTTTCAAAATAA
- a CDS encoding Fic family protein has product MNDTYKKLELVTPDFDSRLASLIIELERMREKKLGGTTEASTFFQLKKIFHIFESVGSARIEGNNTTVAEYIEITIEDGNKEKDENIVEIENSERAMDFIDNALISRHKKIDRAFISDIHKIVTKDLSASKEGSKTPGDYRKVPVVIKNSKHKPADYIKVPDLMEELIDFINVENEPKYDLLKTAIAHHRFAWIHPFDNGNGRSVRLFTYAMLVNYGFNVEVGRIINPTAVFCIDRNKYYDALAKADDFSKEGLLSWCEYFLSGLKREIEKIYKLADYQFLKTKILLPALDMSLNRKVINDEEYKILKVAVEKQVFQFSDISPVFADMPRVTLSRKISALKKKEMIMPQGKSSIKYVLCFGNKYLRRDVVEMLDKNGFLPANT; this is encoded by the coding sequence ATGAATGATACATACAAAAAACTTGAATTGGTAACTCCCGATTTTGATTCAAGGCTGGCAAGTTTGATTATTGAATTGGAAAGAATGAGGGAGAAAAAACTCGGTGGAACAACAGAGGCATCCACCTTTTTTCAATTGAAAAAAATCTTTCATATCTTTGAAAGCGTTGGTTCGGCGCGGATAGAGGGGAATAATACGACCGTTGCCGAATACATAGAAATTACGATTGAAGACGGCAATAAAGAAAAAGATGAAAACATCGTGGAAATTGAAAATTCCGAAAGGGCGATGGATTTTATAGACAATGCCTTGATTAGTCGTCATAAAAAGATAGACCGCGCTTTTATAAGCGATATACACAAAATCGTAACCAAAGATCTTTCGGCATCAAAAGAGGGGAGCAAGACGCCGGGCGATTATAGAAAAGTTCCAGTTGTGATTAAAAATTCAAAACATAAGCCGGCAGATTACATAAAAGTTCCCGATTTAATGGAAGAATTAATTGATTTTATAAACGTGGAAAATGAACCAAAGTATGATTTGTTAAAAACAGCTATCGCTCATCATCGTTTTGCGTGGATACACCCTTTTGATAACGGGAACGGAAGGTCTGTCCGACTTTTTACTTACGCAATGCTGGTAAATTATGGTTTTAACGTTGAGGTTGGAAGAATTATAAATCCAACCGCGGTTTTTTGTATTGATAGAAATAAGTATTATGACGCGCTTGCGAAAGCGGATGATTTTTCAAAAGAAGGGCTGTTGTCTTGGTGCGAATATTTTTTGTCCGGATTGAAACGAGAAATTGAAAAGATATACAAGTTGGCGGATTATCAGTTTTTGAAAACCAAGATATTGTTACCCGCTCTGGATATGTCTTTAAATAGAAAAGTTATTAATGATGAAGAATATAAAATTCTGAAAGTTGCCGTTGAAAAACAAGTTTTCCAGTTCTCAGATATTTCCCCTGTTTTCGCTGACATGCCGAGAGTAACATTGTCTAGAAAAATATCAGCATTAAAAAAGAAAGAGATGATAATGCCCCAAGGGAAAAGTTCCATTAAATATGTTTTATGTTTTGGCAATAAATATTTAAGAAGGGACGTTGTAGAGATGTTGGATAAGAACGGGTTTCTTCCTGCTAATACATAA
- a CDS encoding 50S ribosomal protein L35 — translation MAFKTNKSYAKRLKITRNGKILGRKAGHDHFNAKQRRKNQLKQKKLQPFQMDRKDIGTYLPHN, via the coding sequence ATGGCATTTAAAACAAACAAATCATACGCAAAAAGGCTGAAGATAACCAGGAACGGAAAAATCCTGGGTAGAAAAGCCGGCCACGACCACTTCAACGCCAAGCAAAGAAGAAAAAACCAGCTGAAGCAAAAAAAGCTGCAGCCATTCCAGATGGACAGAAAAGACATCGGCACATATCTGCCGCATAATTAA
- a CDS encoding DUF262 domain-containing protein: MKTTLKTNITVKDICEGFVYNELEGKGLFGLSGKLTIQPEYQRNYIYASDGGKREMAVIESVLKGYPIGLIYFNKVSEYNLEVLDGQQRITSLGRFITDKFAIKDENGMEQYFGGMAKDKKVKILETKLLIYECEGTESQIKEWFKTINIAGVPLVPQELLNAIYSGPFVTLGKEEFSNSQNANIQKWSAYIKGSANRQAFFERALDWVSKGNIDDYMSIHRYDKNINELKKYFNSVIDWISSVFTDVESEMCGLEWGRLHEEYHKKAYNPAKVSVELKKLYADPYVKNRKGIFEYILGGSVDTKLIEVRVFDEAIKKSVYATQTAKAEKKGESNCPHCAMGHDANKSKVWSFGEMDADHVSAWSKGGKSDIKNCQMLCKTHNRAKGNR; encoded by the coding sequence ATGAAAACAACTCTAAAAACTAACATTACCGTCAAAGATATTTGCGAAGGGTTCGTCTATAACGAACTTGAGGGCAAAGGTTTATTTGGCTTATCTGGCAAGTTGACCATTCAGCCGGAATATCAACGCAATTATATCTACGCTTCCGACGGCGGTAAAAGAGAAATGGCCGTCATTGAATCAGTTTTGAAAGGATATCCAATTGGCTTGATTTATTTCAATAAAGTTAGCGAATATAATTTGGAGGTTTTGGACGGACAGCAACGCATCACCAGCCTCGGACGTTTTATTACCGACAAATTTGCCATCAAAGACGAAAACGGCATGGAGCAATATTTTGGCGGCATGGCGAAAGACAAGAAAGTGAAAATTTTGGAAACTAAACTGCTCATTTATGAATGCGAGGGGACGGAAAGCCAGATAAAGGAGTGGTTTAAAACGATTAACATTGCCGGAGTTCCGCTCGTTCCTCAAGAATTGTTAAACGCAATCTATTCCGGACCGTTCGTTACGCTGGGCAAAGAGGAGTTCAGTAACAGCCAAAATGCCAATATTCAAAAATGGAGCGCGTACATAAAAGGCAGCGCGAACCGACAGGCATTTTTTGAGAGAGCCTTAGACTGGGTAAGCAAAGGAAATATTGATGATTACATGAGTATTCATCGCTATGACAAAAATATCAATGAGTTAAAAAAATATTTCAACAGCGTGATTGATTGGATCTCCAGTGTATTTACCGATGTAGAAAGCGAGATGTGCGGGCTTGAGTGGGGACGGCTGCATGAGGAATATCACAAAAAAGCTTATAATCCGGCAAAAGTATCCGTTGAATTAAAAAAGCTTTATGCTGATCCTTATGTTAAAAACCGCAAAGGCATTTTTGAGTATATTCTCGGCGGCTCTGTTGATACAAAATTGATTGAAGTCCGAGTCTTTGATGAGGCAATTAAAAAGTCGGTTTACGCAACACAAACAGCTAAAGCAGAGAAAAAAGGCGAATCAAACTGTCCGCATTGCGCCATGGGGCATGACGCCAACAAGAGTAAAGTTTGGAGTTTTGGCGAAATGGACGCCGATCATGTGTCGGCTTGGAGTAAGGGCGGTAAAAGCGATATTAAGAATTGCCAAATGTTGTGCAAGACACATAATCGGGCGAAAGGTAATAGGTAA
- a CDS encoding MBL fold metallo-hydrolase, with protein MKEKKDNKRKVKISFFGGTGEVTGSNYVVESVSGPGGSKIAVDCGLFQGTKIGEERNNEPFPYEPQSLNALIVTHAHLDHIGRIPKLVRDGFKGEIYSTAPTRDFARLMLVDSIGVLSKEAKHNGKNSLIYTEADVENAMALWKTKNYGEDFAVGEFSIKLKDAGHILGSAFVEISGAGNPESKKIIFSGDLGNSPEPLLNPTEEAKNAAYMVVESTYGDRLHEDSSEADIKLERMIEETVKNNGVLMIPAFSLERTQRLLYQMNNLVENGRVPKLSIFLDSPLSIGATGVYKNHVNFYSGEAKNEILKGDDLFNFPGLKMTLSTEESKNISGVPAPKVIIAGAGMCNGGRILHHLKNYLPHKNNFLLLVSYQAAGSLGRMLQDGARLVKIMGEEVPVEASVEKIGGYSSHADANGLLDFVGKSVDTLKKVFVAHGEPKSSLFLTQRIRDYLGVDAVAPQIGESFTVEI; from the coding sequence ATGAAAGAAAAAAAAGACAATAAGCGTAAAGTAAAAATAAGTTTCTTCGGCGGAACGGGGGAGGTGACCGGTTCAAATTACGTGGTGGAATCGGTTTCCGGTCCGGGCGGCTCCAAAATAGCCGTTGACTGCGGTCTGTTCCAGGGGACGAAAATCGGGGAGGAAAGGAATAACGAGCCGTTTCCTTACGAGCCGCAATCGCTGAACGCGCTTATCGTCACTCACGCCCACTTGGACCACATCGGCAGAATTCCCAAACTGGTCAGAGACGGATTTAAAGGCGAGATATATTCCACCGCGCCCACCAGGGACTTTGCCAGGCTGATGCTGGTAGACAGCATCGGAGTTTTAAGCAAGGAGGCCAAACATAACGGCAAAAACAGCCTTATTTACACCGAAGCGGACGTGGAAAACGCGATGGCTTTATGGAAAACGAAAAATTACGGGGAAGATTTCGCGGTCGGAGAATTTTCCATCAAACTCAAAGACGCCGGACATATCCTGGGTTCGGCTTTCGTGGAAATTTCCGGCGCAGGAAACCCTGAATCTAAAAAAATAATTTTCAGCGGCGATTTGGGCAATTCTCCCGAACCGCTGCTTAACCCGACGGAAGAAGCCAAAAACGCGGCCTACATGGTGGTGGAAAGCACTTACGGAGACAGACTGCACGAAGATTCCTCGGAGGCCGACATCAAGCTGGAAAGAATGATTGAGGAGACGGTGAAGAACAACGGCGTTCTGATGATCCCCGCTTTTTCTCTGGAGAGAACGCAAAGACTGCTTTACCAGATGAATAATTTAGTGGAAAACGGCCGGGTGCCGAAGCTTTCCATTTTTCTGGACAGCCCGCTTTCAATCGGCGCCACCGGAGTTTACAAAAATCACGTCAATTTTTACAGCGGCGAAGCGAAGAATGAAATTTTAAAAGGCGACGACTTGTTCAACTTTCCCGGCCTTAAAATGACCTTGTCCACCGAGGAATCAAAAAACATTTCCGGCGTTCCGGCGCCGAAAGTGATTATCGCCGGAGCGGGCATGTGCAACGGCGGCAGGATTCTGCATCACCTTAAAAATTATCTGCCCCATAAAAACAACTTTTTGCTGCTGGTGAGCTATCAGGCCGCCGGGTCTTTGGGCAGGATGCTGCAGGACGGGGCGAGACTGGTAAAAATTATGGGCGAGGAAGTGCCGGTGGAAGCCAGTGTGGAGAAAATCGGCGGTTATTCTTCCCACGCCGACGCCAACGGCCTCTTGGATTTCGTCGGCAAGTCGGTTGACACGCTCAAGAAAGTTTTTGTGGCCCACGGCGAGCCTAAATCAAGCCTTTTTCTGACCCAGCGGATAAGAGATTACCTGGGAGTGGACGCTGTTGCTCCGCAGATTGGAGAATCTTTCACGGTTGAGATATAA
- a CDS encoding DUF4065 domain-containing protein yields MNDNMLGKFILEQRKKHNLTQDFLASKIGVSRPTYIQIEQGERDLTITEARKLADIFGIVFDDFVQGKDTSAIVEVKKSVKKIKEEKQEMRISVPQKNLEKFKEVLLYVLSKVGGKPNVGEAVVYKLLYFIDFDFYEKFEEQLVGATYIKNHYGPTPVEFKTIVDDMIKNGEIVKVEGKYFNYPQRKYLPIREPDLTKLKDARELRHIDEVIARLGDKNATELSEYSHEDTPWIIAKENQPLDYEAVFYRTPKTSVRNYDVQD; encoded by the coding sequence ATGAATGACAATATGCTTGGTAAATTTATTTTAGAACAGCGTAAAAAACACAACCTAACGCAGGATTTTTTGGCGTCTAAGATTGGCGTTTCCCGTCCGACCTACATTCAAATAGAACAAGGCGAGCGGGACTTAACTATCACTGAAGCAAGAAAATTGGCGGATATTTTTGGTATTGTTTTTGACGATTTTGTTCAAGGAAAAGATACTTCTGCCATAGTAGAAGTTAAAAAGAGTGTCAAAAAAATAAAAGAAGAAAAGCAAGAAATGAGAATAAGCGTTCCGCAAAAAAATCTGGAAAAATTTAAGGAAGTTCTGCTTTATGTCTTATCAAAAGTCGGCGGCAAGCCGAATGTCGGCGAAGCGGTGGTTTATAAATTGCTTTATTTTATTGATTTTGATTTTTATGAAAAATTTGAAGAACAGCTTGTCGGCGCGACATATATTAAAAATCACTATGGACCTACGCCGGTTGAGTTCAAAACTATCGTTGATGACATGATTAAAAATGGCGAGATCGTCAAAGTAGAGGGAAAATATTTTAATTATCCACAAAGAAAATATTTGCCAATTCGCGAACCCGATTTAACGAAATTAAAGGACGCGCGCGAGTTGCGCCATATTGATGAAGTAATAGCAAGACTGGGCGATAAAAATGCCACAGAATTAAGCGAATACTCTCACGAGGACACTCCCTGGATTATCGCGAAAGAAAACCAGCCGCTTGATTACGAGGCCGTATTTTACCGCACCCCAAAAACTTCCGTGAGAAATTATGACGTTCAAGATTAA
- the rplT gene encoding 50S ribosomal protein L20, producing the protein MTRVKKGVHALKRRRKILKQTKGFRHGRKSKERMAKDALLHAGKHAFHDRRKKKRNMRALWQVKINAAARTGGLSYSKLISKLKKSEVALDRKILAQLAEYHPQIFSKIAAM; encoded by the coding sequence ATGACAAGAGTAAAAAAAGGCGTTCACGCCTTAAAAAGAAGGAGAAAAATATTGAAGCAAACAAAGGGTTTTAGGCATGGCCGCAAATCCAAAGAAAGGATGGCCAAAGACGCTTTGCTGCACGCCGGCAAGCACGCTTTCCACGACCGGAGAAAAAAGAAGAGGAACATGCGGGCGCTGTGGCAGGTGAAGATAAACGCCGCCGCCAGAACAGGCGGATTGTCCTACAGCAAACTCATCAGCAAGCTCAAGAAATCGGAAGTGGCTTTGGACAGAAAAATCTTGGCCCAGTTGGCCGAGTATCACCCTCAAATATTTTCCAAAATCGCGGCTATGTAA